One Lysinibacillus fusiformis genomic window carries:
- a CDS encoding acetyl-CoA C-acetyltransferase, with translation MREAVIVAGARTPIGKAKKGSLATVRPDDFGAIVVKETLKRAGYEGPVDDLILGCAMPEAEQGMNVARCIGALAGLPDTTPALTINRFCSSGLQAIAYAAERIMLGHSKAIIAGGVESMSMVPMVGNTPRLNPTLAESAPQYYMGMGHTAEEVARQYNVSREDQDAFAVRSHELAEKAIKEGKFNDEIVPIEVEQHYVDGNNKPQVKKFTFSLDEGIRPGTSVDGLAKLRPAFHVKGSVTAGNASQTSDGAAAVLVMDREEAEKQGMTPMAKFLGFAVGGVPPEVMGIGPIVAVPKALEIAGLSIEDIDLWEINEAFASQSLQVVRHLGIDQDKVNVNGGAIAMGHPLGATGAILTLKLIHELKRQGKKYGVVTMCIGGGMGAAGVFEIV, from the coding sequence ATGCGTGAAGCCGTTATTGTAGCAGGAGCACGAACTCCTATTGGAAAAGCGAAAAAAGGTTCTTTAGCGACAGTAAGACCAGATGATTTTGGGGCGATCGTTGTCAAAGAAACATTAAAAAGAGCGGGCTATGAAGGTCCAGTAGATGATTTAATATTAGGGTGTGCGATGCCAGAGGCAGAGCAAGGAATGAACGTAGCACGGTGCATTGGTGCACTTGCTGGATTACCAGATACAACACCTGCTCTAACGATTAACCGATTTTGTTCTTCAGGTCTACAAGCAATTGCTTATGCAGCGGAGCGTATTATGCTTGGCCATTCAAAAGCGATCATTGCTGGTGGGGTTGAATCGATGAGTATGGTGCCAATGGTGGGCAATACACCTCGTTTAAATCCCACATTAGCTGAAAGTGCACCACAATATTATATGGGAATGGGGCATACAGCTGAGGAAGTGGCACGTCAATACAATGTGAGTCGTGAAGATCAGGATGCTTTTGCTGTACGATCACATGAACTAGCAGAAAAAGCCATTAAAGAAGGTAAGTTCAATGATGAAATCGTGCCTATTGAAGTGGAACAGCATTATGTGGATGGCAATAACAAACCGCAAGTAAAGAAATTTACGTTCAGTTTGGATGAAGGCATACGTCCCGGCACTTCTGTAGACGGTTTAGCGAAACTTCGCCCAGCCTTTCATGTTAAAGGAAGTGTTACAGCGGGGAACGCTTCCCAAACTTCTGATGGAGCAGCGGCAGTCCTAGTTATGGATCGTGAGGAAGCGGAAAAGCAAGGAATGACACCAATGGCAAAGTTTTTAGGCTTTGCAGTTGGCGGTGTGCCACCTGAAGTAATGGGTATTGGTCCAATTGTAGCTGTTCCTAAAGCGCTTGAAATTGCAGGTCTTTCAATTGAAGATATTGACCTGTGGGAAATTAATGAAGCATTTGCTTCACAATCATTACAGGTGGTACGTCATTTAGGTATCGACCAAGATAAGGTCAATGTAAACGGTGGAGCAATTGCAATGGGGCATCCGCTTGGCGCAACAGGCGCAATTTTAACATTAAAATTAATTCATGAGCTGAAACGACAAGGCAAGAAATATGGTGTCGTAACAATGTGTATCGGTGGCGGTATGGGGGCTGCTGGAGTATTTGAAATAGTATAA
- a CDS encoding 3-hydroxyacyl-CoA dehydrogenase/enoyl-CoA hydratase family protein: MIYNINKAAVLGSGVMGSGIAAHLANIGIPTLLLDIAPKELTKEEEANGLTLEHPAVRNRFAQGALQKLVKQKPAPLTSKENLSLLSVGNFEDDLEKLKDVDWIIEVVVENLAIKQGLYEKIDAVRTPGTIISSNTSGISINAMAEGRSEDFQKHFLGTHFFNPPRYLKLLEVIPANTTAPEVINFMKTFGEDILGKGVVLAKDTPNFIANRIGTYGLLVTLQEMVKGGYSVGEVDSVTGPLIGRPKSATFRTLDVVGLDTFIHVAKNVYDQTTGEEQLVFTVPEFLQKMVANGWLGAKSGQGFFVKKGKEILEIDPNTLAYSPVRKLQTPSIELAKQTRGLANKVKALTYAKDRTGELLWSIFAPTLIYSAQLHGEIADDIVAIDNAMKWGFGWQQGPFEIWDAIGVKESVAKMEAEDRVIPAFVKDMLANGFDTFYSEIDGDLAYYNGTEYVKVPVNEKEINLKRYKKKHGVIKSNTGASLIDLGDGIALLEFHSQSNAIGLDIIQMINFAIDEVEANFKGLVIGNQGKNFCVGANLGMILVEAQDDNIFELDFVIKAFQDAMQKIKYSRKPVVAAPFAMTLGGGAEVCLPAAHIQATMETYMGLVEVGVGLIPGGGGNKALYQKFIKGLPNGVEVDYQNIANKVFETIAMAKVSTSGEEARVNNFLDFADGISVNPDHQIYDAKQAALALYEAGYLPPVQAKIPVVGASGYGTLLIGAQAMFESGFISEHDLKIAKKLAYVIAGGKVPYGTLVDEQYLLNLEREAFLSLVAEPLSQQRMQHMLLKGKPLRN; encoded by the coding sequence GTGATTTACAACATTAACAAAGCAGCTGTTCTAGGTTCTGGTGTAATGGGGTCTGGAATTGCAGCACATCTAGCAAACATCGGTATTCCAACATTACTATTAGATATCGCACCGAAAGAACTAACGAAAGAGGAAGAAGCTAATGGACTTACCCTTGAGCATCCAGCTGTACGTAATCGCTTTGCGCAAGGAGCACTACAAAAGTTAGTTAAGCAAAAGCCGGCACCACTTACTTCTAAGGAAAATTTATCCCTGCTATCGGTAGGCAACTTTGAGGATGATTTAGAAAAGCTAAAGGATGTCGATTGGATTATTGAAGTAGTCGTTGAAAATTTAGCAATCAAGCAGGGCCTATATGAAAAAATTGATGCTGTGCGTACACCTGGTACAATTATCAGCTCGAATACATCAGGAATTAGTATTAATGCAATGGCGGAGGGGCGTTCAGAAGATTTCCAAAAGCACTTCCTAGGGACGCATTTCTTCAATCCACCACGTTATTTGAAATTACTTGAAGTGATCCCAGCAAATACGACAGCACCTGAAGTTATTAATTTTATGAAGACATTTGGTGAAGACATCCTTGGCAAAGGTGTTGTCCTGGCTAAGGATACACCAAACTTCATTGCAAACCGCATTGGGACGTATGGATTACTTGTAACATTACAAGAAATGGTGAAGGGTGGCTATTCAGTCGGAGAGGTAGATTCGGTAACTGGTCCACTAATAGGTCGTCCGAAATCAGCAACCTTCCGCACATTAGATGTTGTCGGTCTAGATACATTTATTCATGTAGCGAAAAATGTATATGACCAAACAACAGGTGAAGAACAGCTGGTGTTTACAGTACCAGAATTCCTACAAAAAATGGTGGCTAACGGCTGGCTAGGGGCAAAATCTGGGCAAGGTTTCTTTGTGAAAAAAGGTAAAGAAATTCTAGAAATTGATCCAAATACGTTAGCATATAGTCCGGTAAGGAAATTACAAACACCTTCTATTGAATTAGCAAAACAGACACGTGGGCTTGCAAACAAAGTCAAAGCATTAACATATGCGAAGGATCGTACAGGTGAATTATTATGGAGTATCTTTGCGCCAACATTAATTTATTCTGCCCAACTACACGGCGAAATTGCTGATGATATTGTGGCCATCGACAATGCTATGAAATGGGGCTTCGGCTGGCAGCAAGGTCCATTTGAAATTTGGGACGCAATCGGCGTGAAAGAATCGGTAGCGAAAATGGAAGCGGAAGATCGTGTAATACCAGCGTTCGTCAAAGATATGTTAGCGAATGGCTTTGACACTTTCTACTCGGAAATTGATGGCGATCTAGCGTACTACAACGGAACAGAATACGTTAAAGTCCCTGTGAATGAAAAAGAAATTAACTTAAAGCGCTATAAGAAGAAACATGGTGTTATAAAGTCAAATACAGGTGCCAGCTTAATAGATTTAGGTGATGGTATTGCGTTGCTAGAGTTCCATTCCCAATCCAATGCGATTGGTTTAGATATTATTCAAATGATTAACTTTGCGATTGATGAAGTAGAAGCTAACTTTAAAGGCTTAGTCATCGGAAACCAAGGGAAAAATTTCTGTGTTGGTGCTAACCTAGGCATGATATTAGTAGAAGCGCAGGATGATAACATATTTGAACTCGATTTCGTCATAAAAGCTTTCCAAGATGCGATGCAAAAAATTAAGTATTCTCGCAAGCCTGTCGTTGCGGCACCATTTGCAATGACGCTTGGAGGAGGAGCAGAGGTTTGCTTACCGGCTGCACATATCCAAGCAACGATGGAAACTTATATGGGCTTAGTGGAAGTTGGCGTAGGATTAATCCCTGGTGGTGGGGGCAATAAAGCGCTATACCAAAAATTCATCAAAGGATTGCCGAATGGCGTAGAGGTAGACTATCAAAATATTGCTAATAAAGTCTTTGAAACAATTGCAATGGCAAAAGTTTCTACATCGGGTGAAGAAGCGCGTGTTAATAACTTCCTAGATTTTGCAGATGGTATTTCTGTTAATCCGGATCACCAAATTTATGATGCGAAGCAAGCTGCATTAGCACTTTATGAAGCAGGCTATCTACCACCAGTGCAAGCGAAAATCCCTGTGGTGGGTGCATCTGGTTATGGAACGCTACTGATTGGCGCACAAGCCATGTTTGAATCTGGCTTTATTAGCGAGCACGATTTGAAAATTGCGAAGAAGTTAGCTTATGTTATCGCAGGTGGTAAAGTTCCCTATGGCACATTAGTTGATGAGCAATACCTATTGAATCTTGAACGTGAGGCTTTCTTAAGCTTAGTGGCTGAACCACTGTCACAACAGAGAATGCAACATATGCTTTTGAAAGGAAAACCACTTCGTAACTAA
- a CDS encoding thioredoxin family protein produces MKTITTTEQFNELISGDQKILVKFYAGWCPDCTRMNMFIDPIIEEYNQYDWYELNRDELPEIAEKYDVMGIPSLLIFQNGEKLAHLHSANAKSPQQVIEFLSAQ; encoded by the coding sequence ATGAAAACAATTACAACTACTGAACAATTTAACGAACTGATCTCTGGCGACCAAAAGATCCTTGTGAAATTTTATGCTGGTTGGTGCCCAGACTGCACACGTATGAATATGTTCATCGACCCAATTATTGAAGAATACAATCAATACGACTGGTATGAGCTGAACCGTGATGAACTTCCAGAAATCGCAGAAAAATATGATGTTATGGGTATTCCAAGCTTACTAATTTTCCAAAATGGTGAAAAATTAGCTCATTTACATAGTGCTAACGCCAAATCACCACAGCAAGTTATCGAGTTTCTATCTGCTCAATAA
- a CDS encoding C39 family peptidase, producing MRCQLPLQGKSQYDASISPNYRNSACGPTTVHVILQYLHDDKKSPAVNELYKILGGTKIGLFKWRLIYNLRKLYPTWDIRDCTLKEAMQEIDAGRSVAMRFDRYFSFQWHDKRSAYAYHWVPLIGYEIQDDELLLIFHDNGGPNRDSRIRTTFYKDNKKVLRFVKIAPT from the coding sequence ATGCGCTGTCAATTACCCTTACAAGGAAAATCACAATATGATGCATCTATTTCACCAAACTATCGTAATTCTGCCTGTGGGCCAACAACTGTTCATGTCATCTTACAATACTTACACGATGACAAAAAATCCCCTGCTGTCAACGAACTTTACAAAATCCTTGGCGGTACCAAAATTGGTCTGTTTAAGTGGCGTTTAATCTATAATCTTCGTAAGTTGTATCCAACATGGGATATCCGGGACTGTACATTAAAAGAAGCCATGCAGGAAATCGATGCAGGTCGCTCTGTAGCAATGCGTTTCGATCGTTATTTTAGCTTTCAATGGCACGATAAAAGATCTGCTTATGCCTATCATTGGGTACCCCTCATTGGCTATGAAATTCAGGACGATGAGCTCTTGTTAATTTTCCACGATAATGGTGGTCCAAATCGTGATAGTAGAATACGTACAACCTTTTATAAAGATAACAAGAAAGTGTTGCGTTTTGTAAAAATCGCTCCTACATAA